Genomic DNA from uncultured Desulfuromusa sp.:
CTTTTGCTGATAAAGGAGAACGTCAATGCACATTCTTGTTGTTGAAGATGAAAAAAAGGTTTCAACTTTTATACAGCGGGGGCTTGAAGAAGAAGGTTTTTCTGTTGATGCCGCTTTTGATGGTGAAGAGGGAGTAAAAAAGGCTGAATCGGGGACTTATGATCTGATTTTGATGGATATCATGCTGCCCAAAATGGATGGTCTGGCAGCAGTTAAATATCTGCGTGATAAAAATATTATGACACCGATCCTTTGCCTCACCGCCCGGGATTCTGTTGATGATAAAGTGACCGGGCTGGATATCGGAGCCGATGATTATCTCGCCAAACCTTTTGCTTTTATTGAACTGGTTGCCCGTTGCCGTGCTTTGATTCGTCGCGGTTCTAATGACCGGGGAGCTGAAATATTCTTTGCTGACCTTCGCCTTGACCCTGTCTCCCACAAAGTATGGCGCGCTGGTGAAGAAATATCTCTGACCTCAAAAGAATATGCTCTTATGGAATATTTCATCCGTAATCCGAACCGCGTCCTTACGCGGTTGATGATCGCTGAGAATGTTTGGGATTACACTTTTGACTCTTTTACCAATATCATCGATGTTTATGTCAATTACTTACGGAATAAAATTGACCAGAAGTACGATAAAAAATTGATTCATACCGTCAGAGGTGCAGGGTACGCACTGAAAGAGTCTTGAAAATTCCACTTATCTTATGTTGTCAGGGATTGAAAGTCTGTTTCCGTCCCTGACAACTTTCACTATCGTTTTTTACACTTCTTTTTATAGATTGAGCTTTTTCACATATGTGGTCCGATTTAGGTTTTTCTCTGGCGATTACGGCGCCGATTTTCAGCATGCTTGGTTTTGGGATTCTTTTCAAACGGCTCGGCTGGATTACAGATGAATTTGCCAGAGTAGGATCAGACCTTGTTTTTAAGGTCACCTTGCCGTGCTTGCTATTTGTCAAACTGGTTGAAACTGATTTCGTCCATAATTTACCGATAAAATTAATTTTTTATGCGATTCTGGCGACGATTGCTGTTTTCCTGATCCTCGATCGCATGATCGCTGTACGCCTGAAAAAGAGTTTTGATCGGGGCGCCTTTGTCCAGGGGGCGTTTCGCAGTAATATGGGGATCATCGGTTTGGCATTCTGCATCAGTGCTTTCGGTGACAGGGTTGTAGCAGCAGCGTCTATCTATCTGGCAGTTTTAACCACACTGTTCAATGTTCTTGCCGTGATTACGTTGACACGGCATCAGAGTATTTCCACTAATAAAACAACCTATACCCATATTATTGCGAGTATAGGTAAAAATCCTTTGATTCTGTCGATTGTCGCAGGTGTGCTCATCTCTTTGAGTGGGTTGCAGGTTCCTGAGTTTTTTCTCACTACGGGAGGATATTTCGCGCGGATGACTTTACCTCTGGCATTGCTGTGTGCCGGGGCTTCTATCCGTCTTCAGGAGTTCCATGCTTCAAAGGCTCTTTATTGGTCTTCTGCGGCAAAGCTGGTTTTTGTTCCCCTGATAATAACCCTTGGCGGTATCGCGATTGGTTTACGTGGTGAACATTTAGGGGTTCTTTATTTAATGTGTGCTTCTCCAACTGCAGCAGCAAGTTATCCCATGACCCAGGCTATGGGGGGGAATCATCATCTTGCCGCTGCCATCATTGCAGCTACGTCGTTAGGATCGATGGTTTTTACAACCTTGGGCATTTTTGTATTACGCAGTTTTCAGCT
This window encodes:
- a CDS encoding response regulator transcription factor is translated as MHILVVEDEKKVSTFIQRGLEEEGFSVDAAFDGEEGVKKAESGTYDLILMDIMLPKMDGLAAVKYLRDKNIMTPILCLTARDSVDDKVTGLDIGADDYLAKPFAFIELVARCRALIRRGSNDRGAEIFFADLRLDPVSHKVWRAGEEISLTSKEYALMEYFIRNPNRVLTRLMIAENVWDYTFDSFTNIIDVYVNYLRNKIDQKYDKKLIHTVRGAGYALKES
- a CDS encoding AEC family transporter, with translation MWSDLGFSLAITAPIFSMLGFGILFKRLGWITDEFARVGSDLVFKVTLPCLLFVKLVETDFVHNLPIKLIFYAILATIAVFLILDRMIAVRLKKSFDRGAFVQGAFRSNMGIIGLAFCISAFGDRVVAAASIYLAVLTTLFNVLAVITLTRHQSISTNKTTYTHIIASIGKNPLILSIVAGVLISLSGLQVPEFFLTTGGYFARMTLPLALLCAGASIRLQEFHASKALYWSSAAKLVFVPLIITLGGIAIGLRGEHLGVLYLMCASPTAAASYPMTQAMGGNHHLAAAIIAATSLGSMVFTTLGIFVLRSFQLI